The proteins below are encoded in one region of Limnochorda pilosa:
- a CDS encoding nucleoside deaminase yields MDPVADAIGSLDLDAFMREALIEADLAGKAGELPVGAVVVIDGEVVSRGRARHNEARSQLCHAELNALLAGGERLWRDYCRAVLFTTLEPCPMCLGAAVMADVPHVVFAMHDPVVYSQETIEANPYVRRHLKTYLGDVLAEESMSLFRRYAPRALEYILAGGRPAQDGFRIGAPIKDEV; encoded by the coding sequence ATGGACCCAGTCGCGGATGCGATAGGTTCCTTGGACCTCGACGCCTTCATGCGCGAAGCACTGATCGAAGCCGATCTTGCCGGCAAAGCTGGAGAGCTGCCTGTTGGAGCCGTTGTGGTGATCGACGGCGAAGTTGTGTCGCGCGGGCGAGCGCGCCACAACGAAGCACGAAGCCAGTTATGCCATGCGGAGTTGAATGCACTCCTTGCCGGAGGTGAGCGCCTGTGGCGAGACTACTGCCGCGCAGTACTCTTTACCACACTCGAACCCTGCCCGATGTGTCTTGGAGCTGCCGTGATGGCAGATGTTCCACACGTGGTCTTTGCTATGCACGATCCAGTCGTATACTCTCAGGAGACCATCGAGGCGAATCCGTACGTTCGTCGACACCTGAAAACCTATCTCGGCGATGTGCTCGCGGAGGAGTCGATGTCTCTCTTCAGGCGATATGCTCCCCGGGCTCTGGAGTACATTCTTGCAGGCGGGAGACCGGCGCAGGATGGATTCAGGAT
- a CDS encoding type II toxin-antitoxin system HicB family antitoxin gives MANEFTAVVERDGQWFIAYSPEVPGANGQGKTQDEALQSLSEAIRLILEDRRDQGLRGIPPDAVVERVSVR, from the coding sequence GTGGCCAACGAGTTCACGGCGGTTGTTGAGCGGGATGGGCAGTGGTTCATTGCGTATTCTCCCGAGGTTCCGGGCGCTAACGGCCAGGGCAAGACGCAGGATGAAGCGCTGCAAAGCCTATCGGAAGCCATCCGCTTGATCCTCGAGGACCGTCGGGATCAGGGACTGCGTGGGATTCCGCCCGACGCTGTCGTTGAGAGGGTCAGCGTTCGGTGA
- a CDS encoding HNH endonuclease, whose product MDDERREEFEQRVAEFNAEDYPEAVPQVLQDVSCRVFGHVCPVFFVAELATETRATRRMSRAIPHEVMLKVVRRDGQICQICHQPVPDNQVEFDHIIPWSRGGPTTPENLRLVHSECNRRKRDALDELLAED is encoded by the coding sequence TTGGACGACGAGAGGAGGGAGGAGTTCGAGCAGCGCGTCGCTGAGTTCAATGCGGAGGATTATCCTGAGGCTGTTCCCCAGGTCTTGCAGGACGTGTCCTGCCGAGTGTTTGGGCACGTTTGCCCGGTCTTCTTTGTCGCGGAGTTGGCTACTGAGACGCGCGCGACCCGTCGGATGAGCCGAGCCATACCGCATGAGGTTATGCTGAAGGTGGTGAGACGTGACGGGCAAATCTGTCAGATATGCCACCAACCGGTGCCGGATAACCAGGTCGAGTTTGACCATATCATACCGTGGTCAAGGGGAGGGCCTACTACGCCTGAAAACCTTCGGCTTGTCCACAGCGAATGCAATCGACGCAAGCGCGACGCGCTTGACGAGCTGCTCGCCGAGGATTAG